The genome window CTGACTGGCTTCCACGACAAGGGGGGCCATGTATATTGCCAGCGCGTGATCCAACTGTAACAAGGCACTCGCTGTTTGAGTGAACAGAACATGTCCTTCAATTGCATTGGTTGCGTTCAGAACCGAAACAATAATCTGAGACTGATGCCGTGAGGTAACTTGCTCCGCTTCTCGCCAAAGGATGTTTAGCCTGGCATTCTCCTCAACTTCACGATCTGGTACAGGCGCGGCAATATGAGCGCATACCACCTGCATTCCATTCACTTCGAAAAAAAGATTGCCCTCCTCCGGTCGTTCCTCAATTTCAATATTCCATTCGTTCTTCATATTTCTGATGAAGAGGTCAAAATCACAATCGTCACGCTCCAGCAGGACAAAACCCACGATGGTCTCACTGTAATTCGTGGATTCGACAGCACCACTTGCAGGCACCTTTTCCTTTTTGCGTCGCCGAAGCTTATCAAACAATCCCATGACATGTTCTCCTTCCGATCCCAGATTGATTCTGGTCATTGTACACTGCTATCTATTCACTACCTTACCATAACGGAGTTAAGATGAATCGCAGCAATGCACCTATCGACAGGAAATTACAGGAACAGGACCAGCAACAACGCAATGATCGCAGGCAATCCTTGTTTGATGATGATTGATCGTGAGGAAGTTGCTCCTCCATACAGAGCCGCGATAATCACACACGCCAGGAAGAAAATCTGAATATGCTGTCCAACGGCAGCATCCGGATATACGAGTCCCCAGATCAGACCTGCCGCAAGAAATCCATTGTAAAGGCCTTGATTGGCCGCGAGCGATTTGGTGGATTTGGCGAATTCCGGCGTGAGATTGAAGGTTTTCATTGTGCGTGGACGAGTCCACATGAACATCTCCATCACCATGATATAGAAGTGTTCGACAGCTACAAGAGCTACAAAAATGATGCTAATCAATGGAAACACCTTGCTTTCTATATGTAATTTATTTACTTGTCCATCCTAGTATAAATGTTTGCAACGAGAACGGAAAGAGTAAAATTAATTTATAACAATTTAATTGTGTATTATTTAAAATGCGTATCATTTTCCAATTGAGTTATAATGTTAAAAATAAAGATTTGTACAAAGGTAAGCATACGCCGATTGTCGGCAATCCATTCACTGGGTAATAATGAACAATAAAGAAGTGATATTGCTGAGGAAAGGGAGGAGATTACTATGGGAACGGTTCAATTTGTCTTGCTAGCTGATGATCCATCCACATTTTTGACCCGAGTTGTCCCCTTTATCGATATTGAGCTTGCGGGAATTCCGGGTGACCGTCATTATGGTCTGCTTCGTCCAGCGGACTCACGTCAGAAAATATACAAGCGCGGTACACCCATTGCGAATCGCCGCCAGATCAGTATTGTGTCCGAAGAAGAATGTGCTCTTATTGCAGAGAAAATGAATATTCCTGAAGTGCGTCCAGAGTGGCTGGGTGCCAACATACTGGTCCGTGGCATTGATCGATTAACGGAACTGCCTGCTGGAACGCGGCTTTTATTTCCGAACGGGACAGGGTTAATATGTGAAGGGGAGAACCTCCCCTGTGTACATCCGGGGAAAATGATTGAACAATTCTACAAACAGGACGGTTTGCGTAAAAAATTCGTGCCTGCGGCTCGCAAAAAACGTGGGATTGTGTGCTCGGTTGAGCGGGAAGGTGTAATCCATACGGGGGACACCATAGAGGTCATTCGCCTGTCCTGATGTTCAGGACAGGTTCTATTTGATCAGGCCCCGGCGCTCACCATTCGGATGTCTAGAGTGGTAGTACTCCTCTGGTGTACTGCCAATAATAGATTTGAAATCTCGGATAAAATGGGATTGGTCATGATATCCAAGGTCCTGGGATAGCTTAATCAGGTCACAGTGAAGACCGCGGTCCATCAATTCCGCAGCATTTTGCAGACGATACAACTTAATTACGGTTTTGGGTCCGATGCCCACATACTGATTGAACAGGCGTTGAAGCTTTCGGGTATGCATATTCCAATAGGAAGAGAGATCATTTACTCTCAGCATCTCCCGGTTCTGTTCAATCTGTTGCACAATATCGTTAACCATTCTTGCTTGAGCATCTTCAGCAGGAAGGTGTGTACATAATAGCTGGTCAATGTAACTGGTTTTATCCGCATCATCCCCCGCCCCAAGAAGCCGGTCTTCCAAGGATTCCGCTGTGACGTCAAGAATATTGGATACATTCATCGGCTGTCCGTACAAGGATGAGACAGGAACCCGGAGGAAGGGATAAAAGCCTCCTGGCTTGAATTTCACGCCAAATACACGACCTTTCCCACTCACAAGATAGGAGAATTTACGTCCGGATGGACCGAAGAAAAACGTATGGTTCCGTTCCACAACCAGATTGACACAGGGGTTAGGCACGACATGTTGGGGATACGGTTCAAGTCCCGTCAGATCCCAGGATACGATCCAGTAATGTTTAACAAAAGGGCGAATTGCTTCGGAAGGAGCATGGCGTGTCAGTTGATACTTATGATCACCTTCATTCAGATTCAGCAGGCCCATACTTGGTCTGTCTCCTTGTTCTACCTGTTTCATCCGAATCATTCCTCCTGCTCATCTCACATTATTTAGGTTCTCGGAACAACAATGCCCGCACTGCAAAACGGGGTAAAATGAGTTGCCTGCGCCATCTTGAAGGTTGACTGAGGAGGCGATAGAGCCATTCCAGGTTAAGTTTCTGCCATATCGCAGGGGCACGTTTGGTTTTGCCAGCGAGGATATCGAGACTGCCTCCAACACCTATGGCTACACGAGCGTTCAATTGATGGCGATACTTGTTAATCCAGTGTTCTGCATGGGGGGCGCCAAGAGCAACGATAAGAAAGTCTGGTTGAGCAGTACGAATCTCTTCCACAATCTGTTGTTCCTCATCTGCCTGGAAAAAACCATGGTGTCTGCCTTTTACGACGACTCCCGGATAACGCTGAGCAATGACTTTCACGGCCTGTTCACTTACGCTTTCCTCTGCTCCTAGCATATAGAATGACCAGCATTTTTGATCACCTTCCTCCAATAAACGAAACAGCAGATCACAACCGGTTACCCGTTCAGTCAATTGTCCGCCCCGCAAACGGGATACCATCACAATGCCAGCACCGTCAGCTGTAACCAACCCGGCTTGATCGACGACTTGGCGAAGATAGGCATTTTTCTGACAGGACATCACAATCTCGGGATTGCCTGTTATTTCATTCCAGTTTAGTATATCTGATCTTCTGGAAAAGGACTATATATGGGCGAAACCCGTTTTAGTAATGATATAAAAATTCCATGAGTGATAAATATCTTTATCGATATGACCTGTTGTCGCGTTTTTACAATACGGCCTTTGGGGTATAACGGTAGGATAGGAGTGCGAGGTGGGTAGATCGCGTGTCCAATACTTAAAGGGAGTGAGTCCATGGAACTGAAATATGAATTCTATATCAATGCAGGACTTGAAGATGTGTGGAATGCTCTAATATCACCAGACGGCACACGGAACAGCTTTTTCGGTAGTGAACTTCGCACTAATTTCCAACCAGGTCAGCCATTTGCTTATGTAGGGCCGGGTAATGATGGTGCGGAGACTGTACATGTGTACGGAGATATCTTGGAATTTGAACCACTGTCCAGACTTAGTTATCAAGAGCATCCT of Paenibacillus sp. FSL R5-0517 contains these proteins:
- a CDS encoding DUF4261 domain-containing protein, with the protein product MGLFDKLRRRKKEKVPASGAVESTNYSETIVGFVLLERDDCDFDLFIRNMKNEWNIEIEERPEEGNLFFEVNGMQVVCAHIAAPVPDREVEENARLNILWREAEQVTSRHQSQIIVSVLNATNAIEGHVLFTQTASALLQLDHALAIYMAPLVVEASQYVETSRGIKHDELPVSLWIFIGLFQNAEGASAYTYGLRNFGKEEMEIIQSSEALSDVFEMMFMTTTYVVENDVTLHDGETLGFSAEQKLSISLSKGVATEGNSLKIGF
- a CDS encoding DUF1304 domain-containing protein — its product is MISIIFVALVAVEHFYIMVMEMFMWTRPRTMKTFNLTPEFAKSTKSLAANQGLYNGFLAAGLIWGLVYPDAAVGQHIQIFFLACVIIAALYGGATSSRSIIIKQGLPAIIALLLVLFL
- a CDS encoding MOSC domain-containing protein, with the protein product MGTVQFVLLADDPSTFLTRVVPFIDIELAGIPGDRHYGLLRPADSRQKIYKRGTPIANRRQISIVSEEECALIAEKMNIPEVRPEWLGANILVRGIDRLTELPAGTRLLFPNGTGLICEGENLPCVHPGKMIEQFYKQDGLRKKFVPAARKKRGIVCSVEREGVIHTGDTIEVIRLS
- a CDS encoding helix-turn-helix domain-containing protein, with the protein product MKQVEQGDRPSMGLLNLNEGDHKYQLTRHAPSEAIRPFVKHYWIVSWDLTGLEPYPQHVVPNPCVNLVVERNHTFFFGPSGRKFSYLVSGKGRVFGVKFKPGGFYPFLRVPVSSLYGQPMNVSNILDVTAESLEDRLLGAGDDADKTSYIDQLLCTHLPAEDAQARMVNDIVQQIEQNREMLRVNDLSSYWNMHTRKLQRLFNQYVGIGPKTVIKLYRLQNAAELMDRGLHCDLIKLSQDLGYHDQSHFIRDFKSIIGSTPEEYYHSRHPNGERRGLIK
- a CDS encoding WecB/TagA/CpsF family glycosyltransferase, which translates into the protein MSCQKNAYLRQVVDQAGLVTADGAGIVMVSRLRGGQLTERVTGCDLLFRLLEEGDQKCWSFYMLGAEESVSEQAVKVIAQRYPGVVVKGRHHGFFQADEEQQIVEEIRTAQPDFLIVALGAPHAEHWINKYRHQLNARVAIGVGGSLDILAGKTKRAPAIWQKLNLEWLYRLLSQPSRWRRQLILPRFAVRALLFREPK
- a CDS encoding SRPBCC family protein → MELKYEFYINAGLEDVWNALISPDGTRNSFFGSELRTNFQPGQPFAYVGPGNDGAETVHVYGDILEFEPLSRLSYQEHPGPSYHANHAELQSRVVFQLETVGECTKLTLINDQFTDNHPSFANAQSSWWMILSSIKTWVETGKTLNFGW